The Camelus dromedarius isolate mCamDro1 chromosome 1, mCamDro1.pat, whole genome shotgun sequence genome has a window encoding:
- the SPON2 gene encoding spondin-2, which produces METPSAAVTRGRVLWALLLATLGSSAGQPLGGESMCTAQALARYSITFTGKWSQASFPKQYPLFRPPAQWSSLLGAAHSSDYSMWRKDQYVSTGLRDFAERGEAWALMREIEAAGEKLQSVHAVFSAPAVPSGTGQTSTELEVHSRHSLVSFVVRIIPSPDWFVGVDSLDLCDGDRWREQVAVDLYPYDAGTDSGFTFSSPNFATIPQDTVTEITASSPSHPANSFYYPRLKALPPMARVTLMRLRQGPRGFAPPAPDLVGRGNEIVDSLSAPETPLDCEVSLWSSWGLCGGPCGQLGSKSRTRYVRVQPANQGAPCPELEEEAECVPDNCV; this is translated from the exons ATGGAAACCCCGAGTGCGGCTGTCACCAGGGGCAGGGTCCTCTGGGCCCTCCTCCTGGCCACGCTTGGCTCCTCAGCTGGACAGCCACTTGGGGGAGAGTCCATGTGCACCGCCCAGGCCCTGGCCAGGTACAGCATCACCTTCACGGGCAAGTGGAGCCAGGCGTCCTTCCCCAAGCAGTACCCCCTGTTCCGCCCACCCGCACAGTGGTCGTCCCTGCTAG GGGCAGCGCACAGCTCCGACTACAGCATGTGGAGGAAGGACCAGTATGTCAGCACCGGGCTGCGGGACTTCGCAGAGCGGGGCGAGGCCTGGGCCCTGATGAGGGAGATCGAGGCGGCCGGGGAGAAGCTGCAGAGCGTGCACGCGGTGTTCTCAGCCCCTGCCGTGCCCAGTGGCACCGGGCAGACCTCCACGGAGCTCGAAGTCCACTCCAGGCACTCGCTC GTGTCCTTCGTGGTCCGCATCATCCCCAGCCCCGACTGGTTTGTGGGCGTCGACAGCCTGGACCTGTGTGACGGTGACCGCTGGCGGGAGCAGGTGGCTGTGGACCTCTACCCCTATGATGCTGGGACAGACAGCGGCTTCACCTTCTCGTCCCCCAACTTCGCAACCATCCCACAGGACACGGTGACCGAG ataacagcctcctcccccagccacccTGCAAACTCCTTCTACTACCCGCGGCTGAAGGCCCTGCCTCCCATGGCCAGAGTGACCCTGATGCGGCTCCGGCAGGGCCCCAGGGGCTTCGCCCCGCCTGCCCCGGACCTGGTGGGCAGGGGCAATGAGATTGTGGACAGCCTGTCAG CTCCAGAAACGCCGCTGGACTGCGAAGTCTCCCTGTGGTCGTCCTGGGGGCTGTGTGGGGGCCCCTGCGGGCAGCTGGGCTCCAAGAGCAGGACTCGCTATGTCCGCGTGCAGCCCGCCAACCAGGGCGCGCCCTGCCCGGAGCTGGAAGAGGAGGCCGAGTGCGTCCCTGACAACTGCGTCTGA